In Paramormyrops kingsleyae isolate MSU_618 chromosome 18, PKINGS_0.4, whole genome shotgun sequence, the DNA window TAATAATGAACCTATACAGACCAAATATACAGCACTCTGCAAAATTCTTAGGCAATCTTATAAAATCATGCTCAAATAATCTTCATGCTGATGTAAACTTGTgatatgtctgtcaaagtgtctGCTCAGCCACTTCAAAACCTCTCAATCACCCCTGTATTTGCCACAATCCTTCCATATACTCATATATTTTTGCCTTGACCACTACCACCCCTCATATAGCTAAACCATGCCTCACTGACTTTGATTGAGTCATTAATTAAAGTCGGTtagtttaattaaataatttaattagtttGAGCTGGATGTGAgatgtaacaaatacatggaatggctgaggtgcccctgaggagaggtttggtaactgaagcggtgttcatctaagCATCCAGCAAGTTACCAATACATTTTTGGAGGAAGGAAAAAATACTTGCTACTTTTTGATGTGTTACtctttatttttgtatgttctaatgttaaactgtgttttttcTTCTGAGCACATATACCCTTACTACGTAGATATACATTTCCTTTGACTAAGATTTttggacagtactgtacatTTGTATGTACTTATTCTGATTTATTGCAACTTGGTGCGTGCACGTGATGATTAATCACGCTCTGCTGAACAATCACAGCCAGATTTACAGATACTATTTCTTGCTAACTCCCCAAGAAACTCCAAGTTTTATTCCTTTATATACTGCTTTAAGTTTCAGGTTCTGTATGATACTTGCCCTAACTCTATACTGGAAAGGAACTGTCCATCCCTATTAGTTTTCTACACTTTTAAAAACCACATTTCAGCTGCAAAAATTAGGATATGTGTTCTAGTGATTAGATGCACATTGATGTCTGTGACAATCAAACACAGCAGATTCAGTCATGACTGTACACCAAACATATCACCCTGGTGCGTAAAGTCACTACCTAAGGATGACCTACCTGCCCCCTCTCTCCCCAGGTGAAGGACTGTCTCGTGACCTCAAAGCGCTTGATCACCATTTGCATCCGACATTCATAGTCCCCAATAAGGACCTGACTAATCTTCTGGATGTTGGACTGAAGTGGACATGAAGTGGCATCATGTAAAATTGAGGATCACCGATCCTGCAATCACACACACTTTTAATCTACCAAAATTGTAAAGAATCCATAAGGTCTGAGCTACAAGTACTCCTAACTCTTTATCTCATACCCATTGCTCAGGACTCAGTGGCGTTTTCAGAAGAGGCCCAGGCAGGACATCATCTGGTAACATCGCAAGATGAGACTCCACCtgaaaacattacattaaagcTCTAAGTACAAACTGGAGATTCTAGGTGAACGTCTCATGTACAACATTTCAGATGAACTGTCgaaaattaaaattatgcaaTGACTTATGAACCATGActcgtatgtgtgtgtaatatgtataatttaaaatgataatcATTATCAACATTAAAATCCCTTATactttaataaaaatatgtacCCATTGCTGTGCACATTAGCAATCAAATGTAtattaatgtaaatattaagtaaATCTGTACATCCACAGAATTTTACAAAGAGATTACAAATGTCACTCATTTCAGCAAACCAGGAATCCCTGGCAATGACACGCCATTCCACAAATCATGTTAGATATTCAGTTAAGAATCTGCGTGTTTCACGTTTTGCTCACCTGAGCGTATACATCACTCAGCTGAGAGGAAGCAGCCAGACCCAGAACCTTTATCAGTTCTGAAAACTCGTATTCAAACTCATCACACTCTCTCTCATTCTTTTTTCCACCTTCAGCTTCTTGGTCTCCCTCCTCAAGGTCCAGGTTTTTACCCCGCTCCTCTCTCTGATCTTTCTCATTCTCATCCTGTTTCTGTTCCTCTGGGTGAGTATCTTTAAACTGGAGTATTCTCACTGCAAGAAGTTCTGTTACCAAAAACTCTACAAGTAAAAGAAGAGGACAAAGAAGAAGATTCTCTCACCTTCCATTCCTTTTCTATCTCAGCCTCCTTAAGACTTCGACCACAGACTGTTTCACTTACTGGGAGAATGTGGTCGCTGGTTTTTATTCCAAACCATTTCTCAATTAATGATACTTAACTAATTTAATTTATACACACATTAATCAGAAaatgtttacacacacacacacacacacacacacacacacacatacacacacacacacacaggtagtTCACTTTAAGGAGCATCTTTTTCACCAATGAGGTTGTTGAGAAGTACTGAGCTTAAGGTCTCAGTAGTCAGGCTTGCATAGGGACAGTGCAGCTTTGTCAAGACATCCCTCAACTCCCCCACCAGGACGGTATTCACCCTCGAATCTGGTGGGGGGACAAAAAGACACTTCAGCCAACCCTGGTCTTACAGACGCAAACCCTAGCGGAGGTAACACTCTCGCGGCCCGCAAGAGCAGCTGGCGACTACAAGCTAAGCAGGGATAATGGCAAAGTCACCTCGTCTGTCCCCATCCTGCATTTCTAAACACGTGGCCCGGAGCTCTGTGACCAGCCACGTGAGAAGGGGGCAAGGTAGCTCGTCACATGTGCATCTCTCCAAGCAGGCACTGCCCGGGTACCTACACCAGCAGTCACAAAACAAACATGTACGACTGCGGACATCTATAAACCATTATGCAGCATTCAGTTCTTCCCCAAAAGCAAACTCATCTGTTGTGGCTTCACTATAATCAAAATTAAATTTTGTATTAATGGAATCTTTTCTTTTACAATGcttaaccgcccccccccccccccccgaagtcTGCTTCATGCACAGCAGAACTTTTCCAGATGCTTTTGGTACATGACGGTTTATTCCTGtaccttttctttttaataaaactgaaatcTCTAATGCAGGTTGGTTGTGTGTGCCTTATTACGACATGGTCGCTTGGATGAAAAAGCAACATTTACACACAAAGATGTTTTAGCGTCATTATCCTTTAGGCCTCTCCATGTGCATCCTTGTGTTACAACTTTATAGTTTGACAGGTACGGCAGTAGAAATGCATAAGTTATGGATCATTTCCTTACTCTTCAGCGCAAATAAGCTAGTTTccctttaattaaaaaaaaaatcggccTGTCCCTCTTTACTTTCAGTTGTTGTTTTGATCAAATAATTACGTTTTACTGTTAAGATTTTGCAAATTTTACTCCCGAATGTTGCTTATTTCAACGCAGAAGCATGACGAATTAATTTAGGCAAACGTAAATAAAGCTAACTGCACTGCAGCTGATTTTGGCGACGAGGTTTGCAATATACTATTACGTTTCATCGGATAGCATTAAAAAGCCGAATCGAAGACGAACAACAAATTGAATGAAATTAACGGCATCATTCGTTA includes these proteins:
- the LOC111838054 gene encoding protein FAM98A, whose translation is MARLSPTVWGLKALGYPGSACLERCTCDELPCPLLTWLVTELRATCLEMQDGDRRDSRVNTVLVGELRDVLTKLHCPYASLTTETLSSVLLNNLIEFLVTELLAVRILQFKDTHPEEQKQDENEKDQREERGKNLDLEEGDQEAEGGKKNERECDEFEYEFSELIKVLGLAASSQLSDVYAQVESHLAMLPDDVLPGPLLKTPLSPEQWSNIQKISQVLIGDYECRMQMVIKRFEVTRQSFTWGERGQERLAAVSSLPLPAPPSGRSCISLSSLLAAREDQSFILPVKAGHSTAIHKVLMGTVPDRGGRPGEIEPPMPIWEGRREGGGRGGHQRRWTKRKKKK